The genomic stretch GGCTTAGAAAGCGATGATTATTTTAAGATAACTATAGGACATAATCACTGTAATGCTTGTGATGATGTAATGGATTTTAGAGACAGCTTAAGAGAAGCATTTGAATTAAAACAAGCCGAAGATAAAAAAATAGAAATAGACAAAAAATCAATTAGTACAGAAGAAGAACTTTTGGATGCAGAATATAAAACTATACAAGAAAAGAAAAATGAGCAATTTTTTATGCTTAGCGATATAGACAAAAGCAAAGATGAAATTAAATTTAAAAGATATGATGATGAAAAAGACAGTGATTTTTTAGATTCGATTAATAGCATGGATAGTCTTAGCTCAAATTTAAAAAAATATAAAAATTTCAAACCAGGACAACAGGTCATAATCGAAAGTGATAACAAAACAGTAAATTTAGCCGGAGAAGTAGTTGAATATAGACAAGACACAAAAATACTGACTGTTAAATTTGAAAAATATACAACAAACAGAGAAATTGAAAAAAATATAAAATATAAAATAAGCTATGATTATCAAATAGAAGAAATTATTTGGAACAAGAGACAAAGGGCTTTAAAGGATCTTCAGACATCTAATGTAGTAATACCGAATTTATTAAGGAAAATAAACAATCCTAATGAATTTATAAAAAATGATCTTGTGGATGTTAAAAGTTGGAACAATGAATCACTAGATAGCAACCAAAAAGAAGCTGTAGTAAAAAGTTTAAGCTTGGCAGAAGATTGTGAAGTTTTGCTTATACAAGGCCCTCCTGGCACAGGTAAAACAACAACTATAACAGAAATAGTCAAACAAATTTTGCAGAATAACAAGCACGATAAAATTTTAATAGCATCTCAAAGCAACCAAGCCGTAGATAATGTTCTAGAAAAAATTTGCGAGGATGAAGGTAAAATTTTACGCATAGGCAATGACGAATCAAAAATAAGCATGCAAGCTAAAAACTATACGCCAAACAAAGTCATAGATAATCTAATAAAAGAGAATTTAGACAGAATTAAAAATAATGCAATAAAACATATTGACCGCAATATACAAAGTGATCTCAGAGAATTACAACAAGATTTTTTCAAAAGATTGCAAACAATCACATCAAATTTAACAAATAAAAAAGGTACCAAAAATAACGAATTTGCAGTTTTTTTTACAAAAAATATAAGACTTATCTTTGGAACCTTACTTGGAATTTCATCCTGGAAGGATTTTAAAGATATAAAATTTGATATTGCTATAGTTGATGAGGCGGGAAGAGCTACTTTAAGTGAATTATTAGTTCCTTGTATAAAAGCAAAAAAGATAGTTTTAGTTGGAGATCATAAGCAGCTTGCACCTGTAATAGATGATGATGTTTTTGAAAAAATAGATGATAAAAATAACGCCAAAACATCTTTTTTCGAAAGGCTCTTTGAGAGGCTTAAAACAGCTGATAGAGAAAATTTGAAACATACACTAACTAACAATTATCGCTCCGAAAGAAATATATGTGAGCTTTACAGCAATGCCTTTTATGATGGAAATCTTAATGTTAGTGATGAAGTAAACAAAACAAAACAACATGGATTTAAATATTTTAATTCAAGTGTAGTATGGCTTGACACCTCTGGGCTAGAGAACAAAGAAGATGCTCAGCAAGGAACAGGAAAGATAAATCGTTGCAACGCAACTTACATAAGAAAAACCCTAGAAACATTATATCGGACAATAATCGATGAAAAACTAAACTACGATATAGGCATTATAACACCGTATAAAGCGCAAAAATCATTACTCGAGCAAAATATTAAGAAAAAAGACTTTAAAGAGCTAAAAATAGATATAGGAACAGTTGATAGTTTTCAAGGAAGCGATAGAGATATTATTATCTATGATTGTGTTAGATCCTCAAAAGTTAAAAACAAAAAAGGCAAAGGAAAAATAGATTTCATAGCAGATGAAAAAAGACTGAACGTATCTCTATCAAGAGCAAAAAAACTTTTAATTATTGTTGGAGATATGGAATTTTTGTTTGATGCCGATATAAGTGGCGAAAGCAATCCTTTTAGAGAAATAATAAAGCATTGTAAATCAAATAAAGACAAATACCAGATAATAAGCCTAAAAACAGGAAATAAAAATGGCAAAATTAAAAAATAAAGTAGAAACAAAAGAAAATTTTAAACCCGATTTAGAACTTTTAAATCACAAGTATAGTGATTTCTATGATAAATTTGTAATTTATGATGCTAAAGAAATAGTTTATCCTATATACAAAACCAAAATAGAGTATGAAATTTCAAAAGAGCAAGAGGTCCATCCCATAATTATAGGAATTTTAAAAATAATAAGCTATCTACAGAAAACAAAAGACACTCAAAGATATGATATTTTAAAAGATATTACACTAATAGACACCGACATACTAGATAGCATCTTGGCAGAATTTAATATAAAAGGCTATATCAAAGTTGATAGTCTAAATGAGATCTCTTTAACTTCAAAAGGCAACGAAATACTTAAAAAAGAAAAAGAAAAAGTTAAAGAAACAACAACATCTTATATAGCCATAGATGGAGTATTAGGCAAAATTATAAAAGCCTCGAAGGAATCAAAAGACATAACACTAGACAACAAATCCAACAAAGAAGCTTTTGAATTCAAACCAAATTTCAGCATAAGACCAAGAATGCAAGAACTCGATAGTGAATTTATAGACCAAAAAACATTAAGACAATTCATAATAGAGACTCTAAATGGAGTTGATAGGACAGATGACAATAAGCATGAAAATTATCAAGTGGATGAAATTTTAGCTATAGATACTAATAAATTTTTTAAAAAATATTTTTGTCTTTTTTATAAAAATATATATGAAGAGGAAAAAATTTTAGTTATAGATAAAGAATATAATGAAGATACGAACGCTACACAACTTTTTGATAGATTACTTCAAGAGCAAAAATTTAGTGATGAAGTAAATCAAGAAGCGAAGGAATATAAAGAGAATGCAAGAAAATTTCAAGAACAAACTTCTGAACAAATAGAGGAAAAGTTAAGTATCAATCTAGATGAGGGTGCAATAATCCAAATGATGGAGCATAAAAAATATTTTAAATATGTTTTAAAAAATGCTAAAAGTGCAATTTACATACAAAGCCCATGGATTAAAAGCAACATTTTAGAGATTTATATAGAGGATATAAAAGAAGCATTAAAAAGAGGTGTCAATATAACTATAAAATATGGAATGAAGCCTAGAAATAGGTTTGATAAAGTCATAGACGATAAATCAAAACAAATCCTAGGCAGCCTTGACAAAAAAAGATTTAATCTTATAAAAACCGATGATCATTCTAAAATAATAATCTGTGATAATGATTTTATGATAATCGGTAGTTTTAATTGGCTAAGTTTTGGAGGCGAAGGAGACAGAGGCGAAATCTCAACTATAAATAAAAATAAAGAAGCTATAGAGGAAGAAAAGAAAAAATTTATTTCAGTATAACTCACTATATTATTTTACTTTTCTTTTACCACTATAATTCCACTAAGAATTACTAGAATTATACCCAAAAATGCAACAGTGTTTGGCAGCCCATCCCCCATAAAATATCCGATGATAATGGTAAAGATTACGTCGGCGTAGCTTACAGCCGCAACCGTGCCAGCCTTTTTACTTGCCGCATAAGCTTTAGTAAGATACATCTGAAAGTAAAGTCCCGCAACACCCATTAAAAGGATCAAAAAGATGTTCTTGGTATCAGGCAGAACAAATTTGGAAAACAAAAATTCAAAGCCATCTATCTGGATAAATTCCGCCAAACCCATAAAAACGATCGGAAGAGCCGTGCCAAACCCCATAAAAGAAAAGACTATAACGCGAGTATCATAGCTCTTTTTAAGCTCTCTAACGCTCGTATACGCCATCGCAGCCCCTACTCCGCTCCAAATTCCAAGCCAATCGGTCTTTGAGATACCAAGCTCAGGCTGTATAATAAGCAAAATCCCGCCAAATCCGATAAATATCGCCATCCAACCGCGCGAGCTTAGCCTCTCGCCCATAAACATCGCAGCAAGCAGTGCCGTAAATATCGGGCTGGTTTTAGAAAATGTAAATGCCGCGCCTAAATTTATATGAGCGATGTTATAAAAAAACGCAAAGAGCGCGAGCGTGCCGATAACTCCTCTAAATATGAGCAGATACGGATGTCCGCCCTTTTGATGCGCAGGCTTTTTATAAAGCGAATAAACGATCATCACAAGACCGATCAAATTTCTAAAAAAGACAACTTCGATAGACGGCATATCGGCACTTATTACTTTTGCAAGAGCTCCTGTTATCGCAAAAAGCATACAAGCGATAATCATATAATAAGTGCCCAAATGCCTCATTAAAAATTTATGCAACAACCCCATAACCTTTTTAAAATTTGAGCGTATTGTAGTGCAAAACGGCTTAAATTTATAAACATCGCAGGCAAAAATTTGTATAATAGCGAAATTTAAAGGAATATAAAGTGCAAAAAATCATACTTGTCGGAAAGCCAAACGTAGGCAAAAGTTCGCTTTTTAATCGCTTGGCAAAAAGGCGCATAGCTATCACTTCAGACGTAAGCGGAACCACTCGCGACACGAACAAAGCCCAGATCACCATAGATGATAGGCAATGTATTTTGGTAGATAGCGGCGGACTTGATGACAGTAGCGAGCTTTTTAGAAACGTTAAGGAAAAAACCCTCAAAGAGGCGCAGAATTCAGACGCGATTATCTACATGGTGGACGGCAAAAATTTCCCAGACGATGAAGATAAGGCTATGTTTTATGCACTTTTAAAGCTAAATTTGCCGACCGCACTTGTCGTAAATAAAGTAGATAGCAAAAAAGACGAGCAGCGAGCTTGGGAATTTGATAGCTTCGGCGCAAGGGATATTTTTAGCATATCCGTCACTCACAATGCGGGAGTAGATGAGCTTAGCGACTGGATTTATAAACACCTTAAAGACGAGATCAGACCCGACTTGGATGATGATTTTGACGAATTTTTAGAAAATTTCGATGAAGAGGGCGAATTTAGCGATACTATCCAAGAGCAAAATTTCGAATCAAAAAATATAAAAGTAGGAATTATAGGCCGCGTAAATGTGGGCAAAAGCTCGCTTTTAAACGCTTTGGTTAAGGATGCAAGAGCCGTAGTTAGCGATGTGGCGGGCACTACTATAGATCCTGTAAATGAAACATTTGTTTATGAAGATAGGGTAATAGAATTTGTCGATACCGCAGGCATCAGAAGGCGCGGCAAGATAGAAGGCATCGAAAGATACGCGCTAAATAGAACAGAAAGCGTGCTTGAAAACACCGATATCGCTCTGCTCGTGCTTGACTCTAGCGAGCCTCTAACCGAGCTTGATGAGCGTATCGCAGGGCTTGCGAGCAAATTTAACCTCGGCGTGATAATCGTGCTAAACAAATGGGACAAAAGCGAAGTAGAGTTTGACGAGATGAAAAAGATCATCAAAGATAAGTTTAAATTTCTAACATACGCGCCGATAATCAGCGTTAGTGCGCTTGGCGGCAAGAGAGTGCATAAAATTTACTCGCTCATCTTTGAAGTTTATAAAAATTTCACTCAAAAAATTCAGACTTCAAAGCTAAACGAACTCATCGAAGAAGCTACCAAAATCCACCCGATACCGCGTGAAAAAGGCAAGAGTGTTAGGATTTATTATGCCGTGCAGTTTGGCTTTGCGCCGCCTAAGATAGCTCTTATCATGAATCGTCCGCGCGCGCTTCACTTTAGCTATAAACGCTATCTTACAAACAAACTGCGCGAAAGATTTGATCTAAACGGCGTTCCTGTCGTACTCATACCAAAAAATAGAAGCAGCGAGGAAAAAGATGAGCAGTAACTTAGTCTTAATCGGCTTCATGGGCGTTGGAAAAGGAACGGTCGCAAGGGAGCTTTGCAAAAGACTAAAGCGACTCATGCTTGATACGGACGATCTTATCGAAAGTAGCGAAAATTTAAAAATTCGCGAAATTTTTGAGACAAAGGGCGAAGAGTATTTTAGAAAGCAAGAGCGATTAGTCGCTAAAAATTTAGCCGCTAACGTACAAAACTGCGTGATAGCAGGTGGCGGAGGCTTTGTAAACGTTAAAAATTTAAACAAAATCGGCACTGTTATATATCTTAAATCAAGCTTTGAGGGCATAATAAAACGCATAGAAAATAGCCAAAACGCCGAGAAGAAATTTGCCAAACGTCCGCTTTTAAAAGATAGAGACAAAGCAAAAGAGCTATTTAAAACAAGAAAGAAAATTTACGAGAAAAAAGCCGATATCGCCATCGATGTTGAAGGTAAAACCCCTGAAAAAATAGCAAAAGAGATTATTAAAAAATTTAAAGACAGGCAAAAAGGATAGAAATTTGAGAGTATTAACGGGACTTCAGCCCTCGGGCAAGCTGCATCTTGGCAACTATTTCGCCTCGATAAAGCAAATGGTTGATGCGCAAGATAGTAGCGATATGTTTATGTTTATCGCAAACTACCACGCCATGACTTCGGTTAGCGAGGCGAGCAGACTTAAGCAAAATACCTTTGAAGCGGCATGTGCGTTTCTTGCGCTTGGTATTGATCCCAACAAAAGCGTATTTTGGGTGCAAAGCGACGTAAAAGAGGTGCTTGAGCTATACTGGGTGCTAAGCCAATACACTCCGATGGGACTGCTTGAACGCGCTCACAGCTACAAAGACAAAACAGCAAAAGGCATAAGCGCGAATCACGGGCTTTTTAGCTATCCCGTGCTTATGGCTGCCGATATTTTGCTTTTTAGCGCAAATGTCGTTCCAGTTGGCAAGGATCAAATTCAGCACGTTGAGATAGCCCGCGACATAGCTATTAAATTTAACAACGAACATGGAGAAATTTTTACTCTACCCGAGAGCAAAGTCGATGAAAACGTCGCAACCGTGCCAGGAACGGACGGAGCTAAGATGAGTAAGAGTTATGGAAACACGATAGATATCTTTAGCGATGCCAAAGCGCTTAAAAAGCAAATCGGCTCTATAACAACCTCATCTGAACCGCTTGAAGCCCCTAAGCAGTGGCAAACCTGCAATGTATATAACATAGCAAAGCTGTTTTTAAACCAAAGCGGACAAAAAGCGCTGCAAGAGCTTTACGAGCGCGGCGGTGAAGGACATGGACACTTTAAAATGTATCTAAATGAACTAGTGTGGGAGTATTTTGCTTCAGCAAGGCAAAAATACGAATACTACTTAAGTCACGAAAACGAGGTGAATGAGATATTGTTAGCGGGTGCAAAAAAGGCTCGCGAAGTAGCGCTTCCGCTTATTGAAAGAGTGCGTGAAGCGACGGGAATTTATAGATAGGTATTAGAATGATAAATTTAAAACTGCTTGAAACAAACTACGATGAATTCGTATCGAAACTACGAGGAAAAAAGATAAAAGAAGAGGTTCTAAGCGAACTTTTAGCGACCTTTAACGAACTTAAAGCAAAACGCCAAAATTTAGAAAGCCTTCAAGCTATCCAAAACGCTAAAAGCAAGGAGCTTGGCATCAAAGCAAGAAACGGCGAAGACGTAAGCGCGCTTAAAGAGGAGCTAAATTCAAATAAAGTCGCGATGAATGATGCTGAAAAAGTGGTTCGCGAGCTTGACGAAAAGCTTGACGGCATAGCTTCGGGTGTGCCAAATATCACCGATGATGACGTGCCTTTTGGAAAAGATGAGGATGATAATGTCGAGCTTAAAAAAGTGCTTGAGCCACGCAAATTTGACTTTGAGCCAAAGGAGCACTACGAGCTTGGCGAGAAGCTTGGTTGGCTTGATTTTGAGCGCGGGGCAAAGCTTGCGGGAAGCCGCTTTACGGTGCTAAAAGGAGACGGTGCAAAGCTTAGCAGAGCGCTTGTTAATTATATGATTGATTTTAATATGTCTCGCGGATTTGAGCTGGTAAACGTGCCGTTTTTAGTAAATTCTCGCACGCTTTACGGCACAGGACAGCTGCCAAAATTTGAAGAAGATCTTTATAAAATTCGCGACGAAGACTTGTATCTAATCCCAACTAGCGAAGTTCCCGTTACAAATTTATATAACGACGAAATCATCGATGCCGGCAACCTACCTATAAAGATGACTTGCTACTCGGCTTGCTTTCGCCAAGAAGCGGGCTCTGCTGGCAAAGATACGCGCGGCATGATACGCCAGCACCAGTTTGAAAAGGTAGAACTTGTAAGCATAACAACCCCTGAACAAAGCGAAAAAGTATTTGAGGATATGGTGGCGTGTGCTAGCGACCTGCTTACTTCGCTTGGCTTGCCACACCGACATCTGCTTCTTTGCAGCGGAGATCTTGGCTTTAGCGCGGCAAAAACCATCGACCTTGAAGTTTGGTTGCCGGGGCAAAATAGATACCGAGAGATAAGCTCGGTTTCAAACACTCGCGATTTCCAAGCAAGAAGAGCTAAAATTCGCTTTAAAGACGGCAAAAAAAACACACTCGTTCACACGCTTAACGGCTCAAGCCTAGCCGTAGGCAGAACACTCATAGCCATCATGGAAAACTACCAAAAAAGCGACGGCACGATCGAAATTCCGGAAGTTCTTAAAAGGTATATGTAGTGGCTGAAGAAAATGTAGTCATACTAGAGGAAGCCGACGAATCAAAAAACGAAAAACCTCAAGATGAAGGGCTTATCTCCCTTGATAGTTTGCAAGAGGAGCAAGCCAAATCAGATCAGCCTGAGAAGATCGTAGTCAAAAAAAGCAAAAAAAAGCTTTTAATAATCGTCGCAATTGTAGCCTTAGTATCGGCTATACTAATAGCTATAATTTTATTTTTTGTTTTCAAAGAAGATAAGAGTTCAGATATTGATCCGTCTAAACTCGCAAGAGAAATCGAAGACCGCTTTGAAGTGCAGAAATTTGGCGCTTCAAAGATCGATGACATGATACAAAAGGCTAATATCTTATACGAAAAGGGCAATAAATTTGAAGCGCTTAAAATTTATGAAAACATAGCAATTTT from Campylobacter sp. RM16189 encodes the following:
- a CDS encoding shikimate kinase, encoding MSSNLVLIGFMGVGKGTVARELCKRLKRLMLDTDDLIESSENLKIREIFETKGEEYFRKQERLVAKNLAANVQNCVIAGGGGFVNVKNLNKIGTVIYLKSSFEGIIKRIENSQNAEKKFAKRPLLKDRDKAKELFKTRKKIYEKKADIAIDVEGKTPEKIAKEIIKKFKDRQKG
- a CDS encoding AAA domain-containing protein → MKNELKIMNKILGKYKIIEEQDNGRILAKYNDNLYEIECFTKNQNDGFYSYTAKNLTQIHHQNISNLIIEEDNDKFYFIQKKYQEVEKLEYKIFQKYNETYRHSNLIKCYLQIISAIKYIHQKNFYHGNINPDNILIDYQNNVYLLDFGRSYLYSMLQNKPNKIFYAPEQLEKNEISKQSDIYSFGICMLKLIIDSFNGFIFFKAYKNPNDLNNLFQQIYENYELDDTENSLFLIAKKMIELNPENRLNLIDAEKELKELLSKYQKLNIFEINLSDRVVSDYIQKNSGVDKYNIEESLTEKLAHKKSFWSFGLDKKGQEEIKIAIDNNIFCCSAKDQSYLFCFNILNNSRKTEELYNQGLESDDYFKITIGHNHCNACDDVMDFRDSLREAFELKQAEDKKIEIDKKSISTEEELLDAEYKTIQEKKNEQFFMLSDIDKSKDEIKFKRYDDEKDSDFLDSINSMDSLSSNLKKYKNFKPGQQVIIESDNKTVNLAGEVVEYRQDTKILTVKFEKYTTNREIEKNIKYKISYDYQIEEIIWNKRQRALKDLQTSNVVIPNLLRKINNPNEFIKNDLVDVKSWNNESLDSNQKEAVVKSLSLAEDCEVLLIQGPPGTGKTTTITEIVKQILQNNKHDKILIASQSNQAVDNVLEKICEDEGKILRIGNDESKISMQAKNYTPNKVIDNLIKENLDRIKNNAIKHIDRNIQSDLRELQQDFFKRLQTITSNLTNKKGTKNNEFAVFFTKNIRLIFGTLLGISSWKDFKDIKFDIAIVDEAGRATLSELLVPCIKAKKIVLVGDHKQLAPVIDDDVFEKIDDKNNAKTSFFERLFERLKTADRENLKHTLTNNYRSERNICELYSNAFYDGNLNVSDEVNKTKQHGFKYFNSSVVWLDTSGLENKEDAQQGTGKINRCNATYIRKTLETLYRTIIDEKLNYDIGIITPYKAQKSLLEQNIKKKDFKELKIDIGTVDSFQGSDRDIIIYDCVRSSKVKNKKGKGKIDFIADEKRLNVSLSRAKKLLIIVGDMEFLFDADISGESNPFREIIKHCKSNKDKYQIISLKTGNKNGKIKK
- the trpS gene encoding tryptophan--tRNA ligase — translated: MRVLTGLQPSGKLHLGNYFASIKQMVDAQDSSDMFMFIANYHAMTSVSEASRLKQNTFEAACAFLALGIDPNKSVFWVQSDVKEVLELYWVLSQYTPMGLLERAHSYKDKTAKGISANHGLFSYPVLMAADILLFSANVVPVGKDQIQHVEIARDIAIKFNNEHGEIFTLPESKVDENVATVPGTDGAKMSKSYGNTIDIFSDAKALKKQIGSITTSSEPLEAPKQWQTCNVYNIAKLFLNQSGQKALQELYERGGEGHGHFKMYLNELVWEYFASARQKYEYYLSHENEVNEILLAGAKKAREVALPLIERVREATGIYR
- the der gene encoding ribosome biogenesis GTPase Der produces the protein MQKIILVGKPNVGKSSLFNRLAKRRIAITSDVSGTTRDTNKAQITIDDRQCILVDSGGLDDSSELFRNVKEKTLKEAQNSDAIIYMVDGKNFPDDEDKAMFYALLKLNLPTALVVNKVDSKKDEQRAWEFDSFGARDIFSISVTHNAGVDELSDWIYKHLKDEIRPDLDDDFDEFLENFDEEGEFSDTIQEQNFESKNIKVGIIGRVNVGKSSLLNALVKDARAVVSDVAGTTIDPVNETFVYEDRVIEFVDTAGIRRRGKIEGIERYALNRTESVLENTDIALLVLDSSEPLTELDERIAGLASKFNLGVIIVLNKWDKSEVEFDEMKKIIKDKFKFLTYAPIISVSALGGKRVHKIYSLIFEVYKNFTQKIQTSKLNELIEEATKIHPIPREKGKSVRIYYAVQFGFAPPKIALIMNRPRALHFSYKRYLTNKLRERFDLNGVPVVLIPKNRSSEEKDEQ
- a CDS encoding DMT family transporter, translated to MLHKFLMRHLGTYYMIIACMLFAITGALAKVISADMPSIEVVFFRNLIGLVMIVYSLYKKPAHQKGGHPYLLIFRGVIGTLALFAFFYNIAHINLGAAFTFSKTSPIFTALLAAMFMGERLSSRGWMAIFIGFGGILLIIQPELGISKTDWLGIWSGVGAAMAYTSVRELKKSYDTRVIVFSFMGFGTALPIVFMGLAEFIQIDGFEFLFSKFVLPDTKNIFLILLMGVAGLYFQMYLTKAYAASKKAGTVAAVSYADVIFTIIIGYFMGDGLPNTVAFLGIILVILSGIIVVKEK
- the serS gene encoding serine--tRNA ligase yields the protein MINLKLLETNYDEFVSKLRGKKIKEEVLSELLATFNELKAKRQNLESLQAIQNAKSKELGIKARNGEDVSALKEELNSNKVAMNDAEKVVRELDEKLDGIASGVPNITDDDVPFGKDEDDNVELKKVLEPRKFDFEPKEHYELGEKLGWLDFERGAKLAGSRFTVLKGDGAKLSRALVNYMIDFNMSRGFELVNVPFLVNSRTLYGTGQLPKFEEDLYKIRDEDLYLIPTSEVPVTNLYNDEIIDAGNLPIKMTCYSACFRQEAGSAGKDTRGMIRQHQFEKVELVSITTPEQSEKVFEDMVACASDLLTSLGLPHRHLLLCSGDLGFSAAKTIDLEVWLPGQNRYREISSVSNTRDFQARRAKIRFKDGKKNTLVHTLNGSSLAVGRTLIAIMENYQKSDGTIEIPEVLKRYM
- a CDS encoding phospholipase D-like domain-containing protein encodes the protein MAKLKNKVETKENFKPDLELLNHKYSDFYDKFVIYDAKEIVYPIYKTKIEYEISKEQEVHPIIIGILKIISYLQKTKDTQRYDILKDITLIDTDILDSILAEFNIKGYIKVDSLNEISLTSKGNEILKKEKEKVKETTTSYIAIDGVLGKIIKASKESKDITLDNKSNKEAFEFKPNFSIRPRMQELDSEFIDQKTLRQFIIETLNGVDRTDDNKHENYQVDEILAIDTNKFFKKYFCLFYKNIYEEEKILVIDKEYNEDTNATQLFDRLLQEQKFSDEVNQEAKEYKENARKFQEQTSEQIEEKLSINLDEGAIIQMMEHKKYFKYVLKNAKSAIYIQSPWIKSNILEIYIEDIKEALKRGVNITIKYGMKPRNRFDKVIDDKSKQILGSLDKKRFNLIKTDDHSKIIICDNDFMIIGSFNWLSFGGEGDRGEISTINKNKEAIEEEKKKFISV